From Paenibacillus sp. V4I7, one genomic window encodes:
- a CDS encoding nucleotidyltransferase domain-containing protein has translation MDANDVIESVVGQLRNVPGIGAVVLGGSRACGTETPESDIDIGLYYRSGYPINTDALDRLASTLDDERRSGLITPLGGWGPWINGGGWLKVGGYSLDLLYRDTEIVTGLINDCRQGRIDIHYQPGHPHGFCTSIYMGEAAYCRPLWDPDGIVAEMKTLTEQYPDPLRQATVSKFMWEAEFSVSNAKKALSRKDVSYAAGHLFRTVSCLTQVLFACNGVYLLNEKGAVAQCSRFQLAPIAFESRVQEGFACLTAERSDLSKAIGLFDALVRETAEIAS, from the coding sequence ATGGATGCAAACGATGTAATTGAATCCGTTGTTGGACAATTACGCAATGTCCCGGGAATTGGGGCAGTTGTGTTGGGCGGATCTCGGGCCTGTGGGACAGAAACACCGGAATCCGACATTGACATTGGACTCTACTACCGATCTGGATACCCGATCAATACGGATGCTCTTGATAGATTAGCATCGACGCTAGACGACGAACGACGTAGTGGTCTAATTACGCCGCTAGGCGGATGGGGACCCTGGATTAACGGCGGCGGCTGGTTAAAGGTGGGAGGTTATTCATTAGATCTCCTCTACCGCGATACAGAGATTGTAACTGGCTTGATCAACGATTGCCGCCAAGGTCGAATCGACATCCATTATCAGCCAGGGCACCCTCATGGATTTTGCACATCCATTTACATGGGAGAAGCGGCGTATTGCCGACCTCTCTGGGATCCGGATGGCATAGTCGCTGAGATGAAGACGTTGACAGAGCAGTATCCGGATCCCCTTCGGCAAGCGACAGTCTCGAAGTTTATGTGGGAAGCTGAATTTTCCGTATCGAATGCCAAAAAAGCATTGAGCCGTAAGGATGTATCTTATGCGGCAGGTCATCTTTTTCGGACCGTAAGTTGTTTGACTCAAGTGTTGTTTGCATGCAATGGGGTTTATCTTCTGAACGAAAAAGGGGCAGTAGCTCAGTGCAGTCGTTTTCAATTGGCTCCAATTGCTTTCGAGTCACGCGTTCAGGAAGGCTTCGCCTGTTTGACAGCTGAGCGTTCTGATTTGTCCAAGGCAATTGGCCTATTTGACGCGCTAGTTCGTGAAACGGCAGAGATTGCTTCATAA
- a CDS encoding GH116 family glycosyl-hydrolase: MSNNILNQQFRMDKDFMYTGTKTSQISFPLGGIGTGSIGLAGNGRLIDWEIFNRPNKLSFNGFSFFAVKAECKGEVKLTKVLNGDLQTPYTGEGKGKFEGYGYGPRRENMAGFPHFTNTSFQGQFPFAEMTFDDADDPITVKLTAFNPFIPLNDRDSSIPCAIFEYEVTNRSTDELEISVVGNVSNPFRQGAVNEAVEFGGRRAIRMSSTQYEVDEAEFGDLTLMTDNDDVSYQSYWYRGGWFDNLTVFWKDFRQPGRFQERSYEGPRELDAKRLHEKHQDVGLLSGHHTVAAGGKARFRFVLSWNFPNCVNFWNPGSGDDSGRQPSWKNYYSTLFRDSTDSANYIMEHYDRLNKETRLFQETLFYSTLPDTVIDAISSNISILKSPTVLRLTDGTLYGFEGVHTNEGSCEGSCTHVWNYEQATAFLFPALARSMRNIEYKHAQFENGKMAFRLMLPAERTTRDNTFRAAADGQMGGVIKSYREWKISGDTEWLRSIWPNIRKALEYAWDPTNEDQWDADKDGVMEGRQHHTLDMELFGPNSWLTSMYLTALKAAAEMAGTLGEQEKVAEYEGLYANGSAWTNEHLFNGRYFHQLVDLKDRSVLEKYDAEEVYWNDEAGEHKYQIGEGCGIDQVLGQWFAHLVGLGYVLDPVKVKRAVQSIYDNNYIENLGDYPNACRIYGLNDESGLMICTWPDDNCPTVPVPYADECMNGFEYQAACHMIYEGLVTEGLSAVKSIRDRYDGERRNPWNEFECGSNYARSMASYGLLLALSGFEYDMVSGHIGFSPKWQAQDFRCFWSLNDGWGEFRCSDEQMELEVLMGELSLSSFGSGLLVGRVVKSVMIGGKSVSFEQSEGNLIWKDKIVIEPQIILVLHF; this comes from the coding sequence ATGAGCAACAATATACTAAACCAACAGTTTCGTATGGACAAAGATTTTATGTATACAGGAACCAAAACGAGCCAAATCTCTTTTCCGCTTGGCGGGATTGGAACGGGTAGTATCGGTCTCGCCGGCAACGGACGTCTGATAGATTGGGAAATTTTCAACCGGCCCAACAAGCTGAGCTTTAACGGATTCTCATTCTTTGCCGTAAAGGCGGAATGCAAGGGTGAGGTCAAACTAACCAAAGTGCTCAATGGGGATTTACAAACACCGTACACAGGAGAAGGGAAAGGGAAATTCGAGGGTTATGGGTACGGACCTAGACGGGAAAACATGGCCGGCTTTCCTCACTTTACAAACACATCGTTCCAAGGACAATTCCCATTCGCAGAAATGACGTTCGACGATGCGGATGACCCGATCACGGTCAAACTGACAGCCTTCAATCCGTTTATTCCTCTGAATGATCGGGATTCCTCTATACCTTGTGCCATTTTCGAGTATGAGGTGACGAATCGGTCAACGGATGAGTTGGAGATCAGTGTGGTCGGCAATGTGTCAAATCCGTTTCGTCAAGGGGCTGTCAATGAAGCGGTGGAATTCGGCGGAAGACGAGCCATCCGTATGTCATCCACACAGTATGAAGTGGACGAAGCGGAATTCGGCGATCTGACGTTGATGACTGACAATGATGACGTCAGCTATCAATCATATTGGTATCGTGGTGGATGGTTCGATAACTTGACCGTATTCTGGAAGGATTTCCGTCAGCCAGGCCGCTTTCAGGAACGAAGTTACGAAGGACCGCGTGAACTGGATGCGAAGAGGCTGCATGAAAAGCATCAGGATGTTGGCCTGCTGAGCGGGCATCACACGGTAGCAGCTGGTGGGAAGGCAAGATTCCGTTTCGTGCTTTCCTGGAACTTTCCGAATTGCGTAAACTTCTGGAATCCAGGCAGTGGGGATGATAGCGGGCGGCAACCTTCTTGGAAAAACTACTACTCGACGCTGTTCCGTGACTCCACAGATTCGGCAAATTACATCATGGAACACTATGATCGATTGAACAAGGAGACTCGGTTGTTCCAAGAAACGCTGTTCTATTCTACACTTCCCGACACTGTGATTGACGCTATTAGCAGCAACATTTCGATCCTGAAATCGCCTACAGTGCTGCGTTTGACTGATGGGACACTTTACGGTTTCGAGGGCGTTCATACGAACGAAGGCTCGTGTGAAGGTTCCTGCACACATGTATGGAATTACGAGCAGGCGACAGCCTTCTTGTTCCCGGCACTTGCCCGTTCGATGCGAAACATCGAGTACAAACATGCCCAGTTTGAGAATGGAAAAATGGCGTTCCGCCTCATGCTGCCCGCCGAGCGAACGACTCGTGATAACACGTTCAGGGCGGCTGCTGACGGTCAGATGGGAGGCGTGATTAAGTCCTATAGGGAATGGAAAATTTCAGGCGATACGGAATGGCTGCGCTCGATATGGCCGAATATTCGTAAAGCTCTCGAATATGCCTGGGATCCTACAAACGAAGACCAATGGGATGCAGACAAGGACGGTGTCATGGAAGGTCGCCAGCATCATACGCTGGACATGGAATTGTTCGGCCCCAATTCATGGCTGACGAGCATGTACTTGACTGCGTTGAAGGCGGCAGCAGAGATGGCGGGAACTCTTGGTGAACAGGAGAAAGTGGCAGAGTATGAAGGGCTTTACGCAAACGGGTCCGCTTGGACGAACGAGCATTTGTTCAATGGTCGGTACTTCCATCAATTAGTCGATCTCAAAGACCGATCTGTCCTCGAAAAATATGACGCGGAAGAAGTGTACTGGAATGATGAGGCAGGAGAGCATAAGTATCAGATTGGTGAAGGCTGCGGCATAGATCAAGTACTCGGACAATGGTTTGCTCATCTTGTAGGCCTCGGCTATGTCCTTGATCCTGTGAAAGTGAAACGAGCGGTCCAATCGATTTATGACAATAATTACATCGAGAATTTAGGCGATTATCCAAACGCCTGCCGTATCTATGGATTAAATGACGAGTCCGGACTCATGATCTGTACTTGGCCTGACGATAACTGCCCGACCGTGCCGGTTCCTTATGCAGATGAATGTATGAATGGGTTCGAATATCAGGCTGCTTGCCATATGATCTATGAAGGGCTCGTAACAGAAGGGCTAAGCGCCGTTAAGTCTATTCGAGACAGATATGATGGAGAGCGTCGCAATCCATGGAACGAGTTCGAATGCGGCAGCAATTATGCCCGTTCCATGGCGTCGTATGGGCTGCTTCTTGCTCTTAGCGGTTTCGAATATGATATGGTAAGTGGACATATCGGCTTTAGCCCGAAATGGCAGGCTCAAGATTTCCGTTGTTTCTGGAGCTTGAACGACGGTTGGGGCGAGTTCCGCTGCAGTGATGAACAGATGGAGTTAGAGGTATTGATGGGGGAACTAAGTCTATCCAGCTTTGGAAGTGGACTGTTAGTTGGGCGAGTCGTGAAGAGTGTCATGATTGGCGGTAAAAGCGTCTCTTTCGAACAGTCAGAGGGAAATCTGATATGGAAAGATAAAATAGTTATTGAACCGCAAATCATACTTGTCCTACACTTTTAA
- a CDS encoding ABC transporter permease subunit, whose protein sequence is MDGASRLWVFLKVILPMSFPAVAVTSVISFIAHWNDFFRPLIFLNSFEKMTLPIGMTALTGAFGTGNLSAILAGVTLSLIVPLLFYIFGQKYLLDGITAGGLKL, encoded by the coding sequence ATGGACGGTGCTAGCCGATTATGGGTTTTCCTTAAAGTCATCCTTCCCATGTCGTTTCCGGCGGTTGCCGTTACCTCGGTCATAAGTTTCATCGCGCATTGGAACGATTTTTTCCGCCCATTAATTTTTCTGAATTCCTTCGAAAAAATGACGCTGCCGATCGGTATGACGGCATTAACCGGAGCGTTCGGGACGGGGAATTTGTCTGCTATTCTGGCAGGGGTGACATTGTCGCTTATCGTTCCGCTGCTCTTTTACATTTTCGGACAAAAATACTTGCTAGATGGCATTACGGCGGGGGGTCTTAAACTATGA
- a CDS encoding LacI family DNA-binding transcriptional regulator, with translation MNITSKQIAELCGVTRGTVDRALNNRPGINSETRVKILRVAEELGYRPHFLAQSLVKGHTKTLGIVLFDIHNQIFSQLFHAFEAEARKRGYIVYLVLSNRDKDLELEYINNLLDRRVDGIALLPTNFNKKFESLLTRSRTPIVTFGNRLSGPFPYVWIDDKQAIRDSVAFLSSQGYRYLIYLSPPLMRKGKENIYVPEQRYLGFIEACDEISDMRHNVIAQKNYLAELEQLIEKTDSKSAILCSSDVYALEVLKWLKSRKIRVPEQIGLMGFDNIHVLKYINPALTTVDYNVNEIGTKLADILISQINNDEVPAETLITHHVLQGESVTLDRDL, from the coding sequence ATGAACATTACAAGTAAACAAATCGCCGAGCTGTGCGGAGTTACACGGGGAACGGTGGATCGGGCGTTAAACAACCGTCCCGGTATTAATTCGGAAACTCGTGTGAAAATACTGCGGGTCGCAGAGGAGCTCGGCTACCGCCCCCATTTTCTAGCACAAAGCCTTGTCAAAGGGCATACAAAAACGTTAGGTATCGTGCTGTTTGACATTCATAATCAGATTTTCTCCCAGCTATTCCACGCATTCGAAGCCGAAGCTAGGAAACGGGGTTATATCGTCTATCTTGTCCTTTCTAATCGTGACAAGGACCTAGAACTAGAGTATATCAACAACTTGTTAGATCGTAGAGTCGACGGAATCGCATTGCTGCCGACCAATTTCAACAAAAAATTTGAATCTCTTTTGACACGTTCGCGGACACCTATCGTAACATTCGGCAATCGCCTTTCAGGCCCTTTTCCTTATGTTTGGATCGACGACAAGCAAGCGATCAGAGACTCTGTCGCCTTTCTCTCCAGTCAAGGCTATCGGTACTTGATCTACTTAAGCCCGCCTCTAATGCGAAAGGGGAAAGAGAATATTTATGTGCCCGAACAACGATACCTTGGTTTTATCGAGGCATGTGATGAGATCTCAGATATGCGGCATAACGTCATCGCACAGAAAAATTATTTGGCTGAGTTGGAGCAATTGATAGAGAAAACGGACAGCAAGAGTGCGATCTTATGCTCTAGTGACGTGTACGCACTTGAGGTTCTGAAATGGTTGAAATCCCGCAAAATCCGAGTACCCGAACAAATTGGCCTCATGGGTTTCGATAACATTCATGTATTAAAATACATTAATCCCGCACTAACAACAGTGGACTATAATGTGAATGAAATCGGCACGAAACTCGCCGACATCTTAATTAGCCAAATTAACAATGACGAGGTTCCTGCCGAGACACTTATCACTCATCATGTCCTTCAGGGAGAATCCGTCACGCTGGACAGAGATTTATAA
- a CDS encoding DNA-binding protein produces MPKHKSIEPNHVEIADEQKSDLPKLSNPGRRALASAGYLRLEQFTKLTESEILKLHGMGPKALEQIRQALATKGQSFADGS; encoded by the coding sequence ATGCCTAAACACAAAAGCATTGAACCTAATCATGTGGAAATTGCCGACGAGCAGAAGTCTGACCTTCCGAAGTTAAGCAATCCAGGTCGTCGAGCACTCGCAAGTGCTGGATACTTGCGGCTAGAGCAGTTCACCAAGCTCACCGAGTCCGAGATATTGAAGCTTCATGGAATGGGACCAAAGGCTCTGGAGCAGATCCGTCAAGCTCTTGCCACCAAAGGCCAATCGTTCGCCGATGGCTCTTAA
- a CDS encoding DUF3221 domain-containing protein, with product MRKEMRLFGVVVCIIVVAMLFSSCGKSNLLNRGEGAEPSKTPGKVASISKQELEKYVNQLPSLKNVFESHHVKFQSSYSNENEGFLEIRRIGDHSKLMSEDEEAGLRQSIYKAVGGEFPLNISVYTIGDQPGLTGKITAIDEKGRFLVVSSNKFLDKEKKMPDAAWYTMSDDANMEFEGKLIHARDVRIGSIVKVWSEGLMLTSYPGQTTGLRLEIMTRDNGIGDARGNVTGLEKTGEGVNTERTIEVDGVKHRLLPITQVWMNDKNADISDIKMGESVKIWFAGYEIGPEKIVTQVVIER from the coding sequence GTGCGGAAAGAGATGAGGTTGTTCGGTGTAGTTGTTTGTATAATAGTTGTAGCGATGTTATTTTCAAGTTGTGGGAAATCGAATCTCCTGAACAGAGGTGAGGGAGCTGAGCCATCCAAGACTCCTGGAAAGGTGGCATCTATATCTAAACAGGAGTTGGAAAAGTATGTGAATCAGCTCCCCTCATTGAAAAACGTATTTGAAAGCCACCATGTGAAGTTCCAGTCATCATACAGCAACGAAAACGAAGGTTTCCTAGAAATCCGTCGAATTGGCGATCATTCTAAGTTGATGTCTGAGGATGAGGAAGCCGGGCTCAGACAATCGATCTATAAGGCGGTCGGTGGCGAGTTTCCACTGAACATTTCGGTATACACAATTGGAGATCAACCAGGATTGACTGGCAAAATCACTGCAATCGATGAAAAGGGTCGGTTTCTGGTTGTGTCATCCAATAAATTCTTAGACAAAGAAAAGAAAATGCCTGACGCTGCGTGGTACACGATGTCGGACGATGCGAACATGGAGTTTGAAGGGAAGCTAATCCATGCGAGGGACGTAAGAATCGGCTCTATAGTCAAGGTTTGGAGCGAAGGCTTGATGTTGACGAGTTACCCAGGGCAAACAACGGGACTACGCCTTGAAATAATGACAAGAGACAATGGAATAGGCGATGCAAGAGGTAATGTCACGGGATTAGAGAAAACGGGTGAAGGCGTTAACACAGAACGAACAATCGAAGTTGATGGTGTAAAGCATCGACTGCTCCCAATTACACAAGTGTGGATGAATGATAAAAATGCGGACATTTCCGACATCAAAATGGGAGAAAGCGTAAAGATTTGGTTTGCAGGATACGAAATTGGGCCGGAGAAAATCGTGACACAGGTTGTCATTGAACGTTAA
- a CDS encoding endonuclease/exonuclease/phosphatase family protein produces the protein MDITVMTFNLRVNVKQDGDNAWPNRINEAAEAIKKAEAAIVCTQEGTHAMLQDLQELLSDYAWLGDGRQGGNEDEHCAIFYHRGLLKPVESGNFGLSEYPERLGYLSWNTGCPRICTWVRLRQQDGQEWFVFNTHLDHKSEEARTNGIQLIVERIRSMSGRDGIPAVLTGDFNCSPSSKVIEILTQAGLCDAYDANDKVGSTWHDFNGGDTGEPIDYIFVTPEIQVTSINVDRSMYNGRYPSDHYPVVASVRL, from the coding sequence ATGGATATAACCGTGATGACGTTTAACCTGCGGGTTAATGTCAAACAGGATGGCGACAATGCATGGCCGAATCGTATCAATGAAGCGGCTGAGGCCATAAAAAAAGCAGAAGCAGCGATTGTTTGCACGCAGGAGGGAACGCATGCTATGCTGCAGGATCTGCAGGAGCTGCTATCGGATTATGCTTGGCTTGGTGATGGCCGTCAGGGAGGGAACGAAGACGAGCATTGTGCTATCTTCTATCATCGCGGCTTGCTGAAGCCAGTCGAGAGCGGGAACTTCGGTCTATCCGAATATCCTGAAAGGCTCGGTTACTTGAGCTGGAACACTGGTTGTCCGCGTATATGCACATGGGTACGGCTTAGGCAGCAAGACGGACAGGAGTGGTTCGTGTTCAATACTCACTTGGATCATAAAAGTGAGGAAGCCAGAACGAACGGCATCCAGCTTATTGTAGAACGAATCCGCTCCATGAGCGGCCGAGACGGAATTCCGGCAGTGTTGACTGGTGATTTTAACTGTAGCCCAAGCAGCAAAGTGATCGAAATTCTGACCCAAGCGGGGCTTTGTGACGCTTACGACGCGAACGATAAAGTAGGCAGCACCTGGCATGACTTTAACGGCGGCGACACGGGAGAGCCGATAGATTACATTTTCGTGACGCCCGAAATTCAAGTGACTTCAATCAACGTCGACCGAAGTATGTACAACGGTCGTTATCCGTCAGACCATTATCCTGTCGTGGCGAGTGTACGATTGTAG
- a CDS encoding TrkH family potassium uptake protein — MLNYSKKKFRWGPPQVMAIGFVIMILIGAVLLWLPISYVGEARLTFIDAVFMSTSATCVTGLSVINTGAHLSAFGEIVIIVLVQIGGLGFMTMSTLIALVLRRRISFQERLILQEAMNHDSTEGIVRLIRKVLIYALYIELAGALLFALRWSFEMPIGQALYFGVFHSISIFNNAGFDLFGGLPNRMGSLMHYVEDPYINIVSMLLIILGGIGFIVISDLLTYPKNKKLTLHSKVVLSASAVLILVGTLVIFVFEYSNSLTLQPLSTLGKTLSAMLQSVSSRSAGVNSVDIASMRQATQFFIIIMMFIGAAPGSSGGGIKVTTFVILVGAVYAMVRGREEIVLFHRRISKDRIYKAITFTLLSFILIVLSTMILSITENFPFLGILFEVTSAYATAGMSVGLTSQLSGFGKVFIIMLMFVGRLGPVTLAYTLSPLPKKETYRYPEGKITIG; from the coding sequence ATGTTAAATTATTCAAAGAAAAAATTCCGCTGGGGTCCACCTCAAGTAATGGCGATCGGATTCGTAATAATGATCCTCATAGGTGCCGTCCTACTTTGGCTGCCTATCTCCTATGTTGGCGAAGCCAGATTAACATTTATTGACGCCGTATTTATGTCGACTTCCGCTACTTGTGTTACCGGGCTGTCTGTGATCAATACAGGAGCGCATTTATCGGCCTTTGGGGAGATTGTTATTATTGTGCTAGTCCAAATTGGCGGTCTCGGCTTCATGACGATGTCTACACTAATTGCACTCGTACTACGCCGCCGTATTTCTTTTCAGGAACGTCTCATCTTACAGGAAGCGATGAACCATGATTCAACGGAAGGTATAGTCCGTCTTATTCGCAAGGTGTTGATCTATGCGCTATATATTGAGCTGGCAGGCGCGCTGTTATTCGCACTTCGATGGTCATTTGAAATGCCGATCGGCCAAGCATTGTACTTCGGTGTTTTTCATAGCATCTCGATATTCAACAACGCGGGATTCGATCTGTTTGGCGGTTTACCTAATAGAATGGGAAGTCTCATGCATTATGTAGAAGACCCGTACATCAATATCGTCTCGATGTTGCTTATCATTTTAGGCGGAATCGGATTTATCGTTATCTCTGACTTGCTTACGTACCCTAAGAATAAAAAACTAACGCTGCACAGCAAGGTTGTCCTTAGCGCCTCTGCGGTTCTGATATTGGTAGGCACACTGGTCATCTTTGTGTTTGAGTACTCGAATTCCCTTACACTTCAGCCATTGTCCACCTTAGGTAAAACGCTCAGCGCGATGCTGCAATCCGTGTCATCACGTTCAGCGGGCGTGAATTCGGTCGATATCGCTTCGATGCGGCAGGCTACGCAATTTTTTATCATTATCATGATGTTTATCGGTGCCGCGCCTGGTTCCTCTGGTGGGGGGATTAAGGTGACAACCTTCGTAATCCTTGTCGGAGCGGTTTACGCAATGGTTCGAGGCAGGGAAGAAATTGTACTATTCCATCGAAGAATTTCGAAGGATCGGATTTATAAAGCTATTACATTTACTTTGCTCTCCTTTATCTTAATTGTACTTTCGACAATGATCCTCTCGATCACCGAGAACTTCCCATTCTTGGGCATTTTGTTCGAGGTAACTTCGGCGTATGCTACCGCGGGAATGTCGGTTGGATTAACGTCGCAGCTCTCGGGATTCGGTAAGGTGTTTATCATCATGTTAATGTTTGTCGGACGTCTTGGTCCCGTCACATTGGCCTATACCTTGTCGCCGTTGCCGAAAAAAGAGACGTATCGTTACCCCGAGGGGAAGATCACGATCGGCTAA
- the uraA gene encoding uracil permease: MSRIIQVDERPSIGESIPLSLQHLFAMFGSTVLVPILFNVDPATILLMNGLGTLLYIFITKGKIPAFLGSSFAFLSPVFVVIASKGYSSALGGFLVVGLIFTIIALLIRVVGTRWIDVVFPPAAMGAIVAVIGLELVPTAATMAGIIPPANLKEAWVPNPIVISVSIFTLMVGVIGSVVFRGLLKVIPILAAIVAGYLLAALLGLVHVSETFGGAQWFRLPTFYSPTFDLASILIIAPAALVVIAEHIGHLIVTGNMVGKDLSKDPGLSRSLLGNGISTILSSLVGSTPNTTYGENIGVMAISRVYSVWVIGGAAILAIVLSFVGKISALIQTIPTPVMGGVSLLLFGIIAASGVRMLVETKVDYSKPVNLILTTVVLVIGLSGATLRLGHFELKGMALATIVAILLSMFFKLLEVFKLSNDK; this comes from the coding sequence GTGTCTCGTATTATTCAAGTAGATGAACGCCCCTCCATAGGTGAAAGTATTCCCCTTAGTTTACAGCATTTATTTGCAATGTTTGGCTCCACCGTGCTGGTCCCTATTTTGTTTAATGTCGATCCAGCTACGATTCTGTTGATGAATGGGTTAGGCACTTTGCTTTATATTTTCATCACAAAAGGAAAGATCCCCGCATTTTTGGGGTCAAGCTTCGCCTTCCTCTCCCCCGTTTTCGTCGTCATCGCTTCCAAAGGATATAGTTCAGCGTTAGGCGGATTTCTGGTCGTCGGATTGATTTTTACGATCATAGCGTTGTTAATTCGTGTCGTGGGGACACGCTGGATTGACGTCGTATTTCCACCTGCTGCGATGGGAGCGATCGTTGCCGTTATTGGTCTAGAGTTAGTACCTACAGCCGCCACTATGGCAGGCATTATTCCGCCAGCTAATTTAAAAGAAGCCTGGGTTCCCAATCCTATCGTTATATCGGTTTCTATTTTTACATTGATGGTAGGAGTAATAGGTTCCGTTGTCTTCCGTGGACTTTTGAAGGTCATTCCGATTTTGGCAGCTATCGTTGCCGGTTACCTACTTGCAGCATTGCTTGGTTTGGTGCATGTAAGCGAAACATTTGGAGGTGCCCAGTGGTTCAGACTCCCTACTTTCTACAGCCCAACATTCGATCTGGCGAGTATTTTAATCATCGCTCCTGCTGCTTTAGTTGTCATTGCTGAGCATATTGGCCACTTGATTGTTACCGGGAATATGGTAGGAAAAGATTTATCAAAAGACCCTGGACTTAGTAGATCCTTACTTGGAAATGGCATCTCTACCATACTGTCCTCTTTAGTAGGCTCAACGCCAAATACAACTTATGGTGAAAACATTGGTGTCATGGCAATTAGCCGCGTATATTCTGTGTGGGTTATCGGAGGAGCAGCGATCCTAGCGATTGTGCTCTCCTTTGTCGGGAAAATCTCAGCATTGATTCAAACCATACCAACACCTGTCATGGGAGGCGTTTCCTTGCTGCTGTTCGGTATCATCGCTGCTTCGGGGGTCCGTATGCTGGTGGAAACCAAAGTCGATTATTCCAAACCGGTCAATCTGATTCTAACTACCGTTGTACTTGTCATTGGCCTTAGCGGAGCAACGCTGAGATTAGGGCATTTTGAACTTAAGGGTATGGCACTGGCCACCATAGTTGCCATTTTGCTTAGCATGTTCTTCAAGCTGTTAGAGGTTTTCAAGCTATCTAACGACAAATGA
- a CDS encoding aminoglycoside phosphotransferase family protein, giving the protein MSSLPEQFVQTLRDVHKGKAEIWLRDFDRLIYDCEKRWQMKILPPFDLSFNFVAPAIRKDGTEVVIKLVIPGDEFVSEVDALTLFNGNGIVKIIDVDIAKGILILERLIPGKTLASIENEEEAAQIASQVMKKLWIPVPSNSSSIPTTMHMEEKLIHIFKKNREGLGPITKEILQEAVDTYRSMNAMPDTPFLLHGDLHHYNILTAAREPWLAIDPKGLIGDREYDVIQYLLNKLPNGDSTHVIEKRIDKFVKELNLDKKRMLSWGFAHSVLATCWTVQEDGRYNEPFFDAIHIFKRLKQI; this is encoded by the coding sequence ATGAGTAGCTTACCAGAACAATTCGTTCAAACATTAAGAGATGTTCATAAGGGTAAAGCTGAAATATGGTTGAGAGATTTTGATAGGCTTATTTATGATTGCGAGAAGCGTTGGCAAATGAAAATATTGCCCCCGTTTGATTTATCTTTTAATTTTGTGGCTCCTGCCATACGGAAAGATGGAACTGAAGTTGTGATAAAACTCGTCATCCCAGGCGATGAATTTGTATCTGAAGTTGATGCCCTTACACTTTTTAATGGGAATGGCATTGTTAAAATCATTGATGTTGATATCGCAAAAGGGATTCTTATTCTTGAACGATTAATTCCTGGGAAAACATTAGCCTCAATAGAAAATGAGGAGGAAGCTGCACAAATAGCCTCGCAAGTAATGAAGAAACTATGGATTCCTGTACCATCTAATTCATCTAGTATTCCTACAACTATGCATATGGAAGAGAAATTAATTCATATTTTCAAGAAAAATAGAGAAGGTCTTGGTCCTATAACAAAGGAAATACTGCAAGAAGCAGTGGACACTTATAGATCAATGAACGCTATGCCGGATACACCATTTTTACTTCATGGCGATTTGCATCATTACAATATTCTGACGGCTGCAAGGGAACCTTGGTTAGCGATTGATCCTAAAGGGTTGATTGGCGACAGAGAATACGATGTCATTCAATATTTATTAAATAAATTGCCTAATGGAGATTCAACTCATGTTATTGAGAAGCGTATTGATAAATTTGTAAAAGAGTTGAATTTAGACAAAAAAAGAATGTTATCGTGGGGGTTTGCACATTCTGTTCTTGCAACCTGTTGGACAGTTCAGGAGGATGGTCGTTATAACGAGCCTTTTTTTGATGCCATCCATATTTTTAAGCGGTTGAAGCAGATATAG
- a CDS encoding DUF1904 family protein: protein MPFLRFKGFQKDFISSISSTIIQQFSKLTGVVQEKIKIELLLVEQLNNSPLSLEIYMFPRDQELHDNIVKELYTILCEHGFRDVHIFFILLSPHLYYKEGQPLITNHSEPFLIT from the coding sequence ATGCCTTTTCTCAGATTTAAAGGTTTTCAAAAGGATTTCATTTCCTCGATTTCAAGCACCATCATCCAACAATTTTCGAAGTTAACGGGCGTTGTGCAAGAAAAAATAAAAATCGAACTTCTTCTTGTGGAACAATTAAATAATTCTCCCCTATCCTTAGAAATATATATGTTCCCTAGAGATCAGGAATTGCATGATAACATTGTTAAAGAACTCTATACGATTTTATGTGAGCACGGCTTTCGCGATGTTCATATCTTTTTTATCCTGCTATCCCCTCATTTGTACTATAAAGAAGGACAACCTTTAATCACCAATCATTCAGAACCTTTCTTAATAACATGA